In Pseudomonadota bacterium, the DNA window CCAAAAGATCACCCGCCGAAAGCTGGGTGGGAAAATCGGCAAACGATAAATCCTCGCACTGCCCCGAAGCACCGTCCACGCGCAAAAGGCGAGACATGCCCCGCTGTTCAGCCGGAGACTGAGCGATGAGATCCGACGGTAAATCGTAATAAAAATCAGAACGTCGCATGGCGGCGCATGTTAGCAAGTCACAAGCCGTTTTGCGCGCGGCGCGGAATCTCTTATACTTCGCAGCCTGCACCCAAGCCGGGATGGCGGAACTGGTAGACGCGCCGGACTCAAAATCCGGTTCTGGAAACAGAGTGCGAGTTCGACTCTCGCTCCCGGCACCACATTCCTTCTTAAACTCTCAATCTTTCAGATCCCACACCCATCACCACATTCGCGCCTCAGCGTTCGGATAGCCATACGGGCAAGGTGTTCCCGTGGCGCGATGTCACCGTTCGGCGACGGTCATACTTATGACGTGTCTCATTATAGAGACAGTTTGCGGACGGAAAAAACCGATGATAGATTGAGCTCGCCTTCTAAATAATAAAAACAAAATCAATATTTTGTCTTACACAGGGTAAGGGAGACCTCTAAATAGTCAATTATCAATATCAATTAATTTGGAGATCTCAAAATGAAAAAACTATCTATTATTGCAGTAGCTTGTGCCCTTCCGTTTACCGTGAGCGCTGAGTTGCAGCCCATGAGCCATACCGATTTGGCCGACGTCCATGGGCAAGGCTTCCTTCAGGATGCCTTTCAAGACTACAAGATGGTTCTGGGTGATATCGCGTACGACGCCGCCGTTGCTGTGAAAGAAGCCACCATCGTCGCGGGTCTTGAGGTCGCAGACGCCGGCACCGAAGCGCGCGCCACGGAGCTGCATGATCGCGCAGACAGCTACCGGGCCAAAGCGGACGTCGTGGCAAACAACAGCGGCCCCTACGGCAACATTGCCGCCGGCGGCCTGAACTTACACGCCGGCTCGGTGGACTACCGCGCCGATCTCTGGAGTGCTTTGTTGCCATAAGCTCTCCAGAACCACTCATTGTCCGTGACAGAAGGGTTGCCCCAGGGCAACCCTTCTGTCTTTCAAGGGAGAAGATGTGGCGCGCCGTGTTCGCTTGTGGAACTGGACGCACACATAACACGGTGGCAACATCAGAGCGTTTGTTCGGTCCGGCCCCATCTGGCCTTGGCGGCTTTTGGCTCATCCATGAAGTTTTGTAGTCATTGCGGCAACCGTGTCGCGCAAAAAATTCCAGAAGGTGACAACCTGCCCAGGTTCGTATGCGATCACTGCGGCGCGGTGCACTATCAAAATCCTAAAATGGTGGTGGGTTGCCTACCCATTTGGGAAGATCGGGTATTGCTCTGTCGGCGAGCGATACACCCTCGCCATGGCTACTGGACCTTACCCGCGGGTTTTCTGGAAAACGGCGAAACCACACTGGAAGGCGCGATCCGCGAAACCCACGAGGAAGCGAACGCAGAGGTGGACGTGGATGAGCTTTACACGATGTTCAACTTGCCCCACATCAACCAGGTTTATCTGTTCTTTCGTGCACGGCTCCGCAATTTGGAGTTCTCGCCGGGCCTCGAATCGCTGGAAACGGTGCTATTTAGCGAGTCGAATATTCCTTGGAACGACTTGGCGTTCCCTACCGTTGGATTCACGCTGAAACACTACTTCGCTGACCGCCGGCGCGGTGAGTTCGTCACGCGGGTTGAAGACGTCGCTCCCGCCCGCCGGTAACGCGCCCGCGCTCAAAGGCTCACCGCAAAGACTCGCGCCCCACGCTCAAAACGGTTAAAATCCGGCCGCTTTTCAGTTGTTCAGTCGAGACACAGTGCCTACGGGGAACGGACCATGACCTACGTTGTTACCGAAAATTGCATCAAGTGCAAATACACGGATTGCGTGGAGGTGTGTCCGGTGGATTGTTTCCACGAAGGCCCCAATATGCTGGTCATCGACCCCGAGGAGTGTATCGACTGCACACTTTGCGAACCGGAGTGCCCGGCCGAAGCCATTCTCTCGGAAGACGATCTGTCGGCTGAGCAGGAAAAATTCCTCGAACTCAACGCCGAACTGTCCCAGCATTGGCCCGTCATTACCGAGCGCAAAGACCCCCCGTCAGACGCCGAAGAATGGGACGGCAAACCCAACAAACTGGAACAATTGGAACGCTGAGCCCTCAAAACCCGAGCAGTCGACTCAGGCCATCATCCGCGCGGATGATGCATTCGGTGCAGTTGTTTGAGTCGCTCTCGCGCAACATGGGTGTAAATCTGGGTGGTCGACACGTCGGAATGACCCAGTAGCATCTGGACGACCCTCAAATCCGCGCCATGATTCACCAAGTGGGTCGCGAATGCATGCCGCAAGGTGTGCGGAGACAGATCGAGGGAAATCCCGGCCTTGCGCGCGTACCGTTTGATCAAATGCCAGCAGTTTTGCCGGGTCATGTGTTCACCGCGCCGGGTGGGAAAGACGTAGTCACTGCGTCGCTGTGCCACGAGCGCCGGCCGTCCTGTTTTCAAGTAGCGTTCCATCCACGCGACAGCCTCCTCACCGAGAGGGACCAAACGGTCCTTACCGCCTTTGCCACGCACCCGCACCAAGCCGCGCACCAAGTCCGTTTGATCCAAACGCAGCGTCACCAATTCCGAAACGCGCAAACCTGTGGCGTAGAGCACTTCCAGTAAGGTTCGGTCCCGCAAGCCCTCGGGACGATGGACGTCCGGCGCCGCGAGAAGCGCTTCCACCTGAGTTTCGCTTAAGCTCCGCGGTAACGGACGCCCCAAACGCGGCATGTCGATGCGCGCTGAGGGATCTTCTCTCAGCTCTTGGTCATGGCTTCGCATCTGAAAGAATCGCCGAATACTGGAAAACTGACGCGCCAACGAGCGCGGCGAGACCTCACGGCCGCGAACAGCCATATACGCCAGCAGGTGTTCCCGCTCGGCCCGATCCAGATCAACGCCTTTCTCATTCAACCATGCGGCCAGATGCATGAGATCTGACCGATAGGCGCTCTGCGTGTTCACGGCCAGTCCCTGCTCGACCCACAGGCGATCGATAAAACGATCGATCTGCGCGCGATCGTTCGGCTCGACCGCCGCTCCCGCTTTCGGCTGGGGGCCGCTGTCAAGCTCTTCACTCATAGGCGGGGTTTGGATTCGAGCGGACGCGAACGAGATCTTCGACTTCGCTGATCAAGGGAACGCCTTTCACCGGAACATCCAGACGCGAAAGCGCATCGATGGCTCGCAAGGATTTCTCCAGCAATGCCCCGAAATCAGTGGCGTCCAAGGGTGCTTGCGCCATGACCATGTTCACGGTCACCGGACGACCCAAAAAGTCCGCCAGACGACGGGTGGCACTTTCCCGTATCCTGCTCGCCACTTGCGATGCATGCCGGGCGTCGGTGTCGGGTAGCAAAAGCACAAATTGGTTCCACCGATACCGTCCGGCGACGTCGTAGTTGCGAAGATTCATCCGCAGCAAACGGGCAAACTCCCGTAACAGGCGGTTGGCCATGGCCCGACCCGCCGAGTCGCTGATTTGGGGCAAGCCCGGGATGTCCACCAGCAATAGCACCGCCGGACGACCGCTACGTGCATGCAGGTTGAACATTACTTCGGCTGCTTCGAACACAGCACGGCGCTCAAGCATTCCGGTCGCCTCGTCCCGGAAGCTGACATGACGAAACCGTCGGCGTAGACGCTGTACCTGCCACATAAGCATCGCAGCGTAGAGCGCCAGCACCGCATACAAAAAGAACATGAGGAAGGTGCCCATCTCCGGTACGATACCGCCCCCCCATCCACGCAGCGCCAAAATCAGAGGAATGGCCAGAATCGCACCCGCCAAACCGGATTCCATCAAGCTCTCGCCGTAGCGCAGACCGTTGCTGAGCAAGACCGTCAACAACACCAACATCGTGGGAATCACCGGCGATGGGTCGTGCGCAATCACCAGCGCGAAAACGATATAATCAAACCACATGGCCGCTTGGGCACGGCGCATGGACTCGGGCTGCCAACGCGCATGCAACATGAAGGCCGCGGTACCCATAAAATAGACCGCGATCAACCCCAAAAGCCCTTGCCGTCCGAAAAGAACGGGCGGAAAACTCGCGCTGGTCAAGAAGTACAACAGCAAGATGGTGGCAAAGAAAAACCGCACCCAATACTGTCGCCGCTGCTCGGCCCAACTGACCCATACGAAGGGCGGTGCGAGTCGAAATCGATCTTTTTGCTTCGGATTGGCCATTCGGCTTCCGTTGAATCGGGTCGGGTGAGTGGCAGTTCGAATAACGCAAACCATAATATAGAACCATGTCCAGCCAGCGACAAACGACTTCTTCCCCAGGTCCCTCGACGCCCCGCAACAATGGCAGCATCTGGTATGCCGCGTGGTGCTGGTTGGTCTTCTCGGTCAGCTGCGCGCTGGCGGCCCCAGTGATTGTCCTAACGCCGACACGGACGGCGCGCACGCGTATCGCCCGGCTGACCTCCCGTTTCATGGGCCGAATGAGCGGACTGACCCCGCAGGTCAGGGGCTTGGAACACCTCCCCGATGGTCCGTCGATTATCGTGGCCAACCACAACAGTTATTTAGACGGCGTCGTTCTGATGGCGGTTCTGCCACCGCGGTTCGCCTTTGTCATCAAACGAGAAATGGCCACCGTACCGCTGGTCAGCGTGCTGCTCAATCGACTGGGAGCGTTGTTCGTTGACCGGGCAAGCGCCACCAACGCATCGCGAGATACGCGGGAAATACTGCGTATCGCGGGCCGGGGAGACAGCATCGTTTTTTTCGCTGAAGGCAGCATTCACCTTGAGCCGGGGCTTCAACCTTTCAAGCTCGGCGCGTTTTTAACCGCAGCCCATTTGGACCTACCGGTCGTGCCGGTCACCATTCACGGCACCCGCAGTGTATTGGATCCAAAAGGTTGGCATCCCCGTTGGGGGACGCTAACGGTAGAAATCGATGCGCCCATCCAGCCCGAGGGTAAAGGCCGTCGTAGCGCCGCCGCACTGCGCAAAGCCGCGCACGACGTCATTGCCCATCGGCTCGAAAGCCCGTTAAAACGCTAGACAATACCCGCCATGTTGGGCCCGCGCTGGTCGCCAACCCGCACCTGGTGGACAAAGCGCTTTTTGATTTAATCGGCGTCGCTTTCCGGTGTGGCGGCACGCACCAGCCACCCACCCATGCCCAGTAGAATCAATACGCCGATCAATTCCGCCGCCGGCAGTTGAAATGGCGCGGCCAACCAATCGCTCCTGCCTGTGACTACGATCGGCACGGCCAACAGAATACCGACCAAAGCTTCTCCGGTAACCAAGCCAGCTGCGATTAAGATACCGGTCCGGTGAGGCGGTCGATCACGTCGAGCACCTGCCAGGTAGGCCATCAGCCCGCCCAAGGCGATGGTGGTGGACAGTTCCAAGGGAAGATAAATCCCCACCGCGACGGGCAGCACAGGCAAACGAAAGCCCACGCCCCGACGCTGCAACACAAGGTCCATCACAATCACCACCATGCCGATGGCACCGCCCCAGACAACCAGCCCCCACGGCAGGTTCTGACCAAAAACGCCGGCGGCGACAGATGCCATCAAGGTGGCTTGCGGCGCGGACAGGGCGTTGGGTTGGTCGGCCGTGGCCGGACCGAAACCGTAGGCCTGCAATAGCAGATTCAGCACCGGAGCCATTACCAAGGCGGCCGATAGCACCCCTACCGCCTGCGCCACCTGTTGCTTCCAAGGCGTGGCGCCGACCAGAAAACCGGCTTTCAGGTCCTGCATGTTGTCGCCACCCACCGCAGCGGCACAACAGACCACCGCGCCAATGAGGATAGCGGCCGCCGGACCCACGGCAGGATCCCCACCCAACATCCACCACAACAACAACGAGGCCAACAATAAAGTGGCAATCGTCACCCCGGACACCGGATTGTGCGAGGAGCCCACCAAACCCGCCATGTAGGCCGCTACCGCCGAGAAAAGAAAGCCGGCAACCACCATGATCACCGTCATGGCAATGGCGACACCGATCCACGGCACGATGGATTGATACAGCAGGAACAAAGGCAGCAATAAAATCAGCGCCAGAGACAAGGCCACGGGCATGGGCGTGTCCCGCTCGTGAGGCAGTGCGGTGGCGTCGCCACCCGAATGATTCCGCATACTCCGATACAGCGAGGGAAGCAGTGACACCAACGCCCATAGCCCCCCCACCAACATGGCCCCGACACCCAGGTAGCGAATTTTCGTCGACCACAGCTGGGCAGCCAATGCGGCAGCCGATCCTGTCTCCGCCCGCAGCAGCTCCAAGGCCACAGGCTCTAAGCCGAATTGCGCGTAGATCGGAATAGCCACCAACCAAGCCGTCATGCCCCCGGCCAGCACCAACACGGCGACTTCCAAGCCGACAATGTAGCCCACACCGAGCAATGCCGGAGACAAGCTCAAACCGAGAAACACCGGCGAACGCCCCAAAAAGCCGGATACACCTGCGGCCGAAGGCCAAAGATTCAATCCCGTCGAAGCCACTTTGACAACCGCACCGGCCACGGCAGCCCACATGAGTTCTTTTGCGCCGCGGGCCGCACCATCGCCCAGTTTGATCACTTCCGCCGTGGCAGTGCCTTCGGGAAACGGCAAGGGGTGTTCAACCACCAAGGCCCGTCGCAGCGGAATGGTGAACAACACGCCAAGCAAACCGCCGATGGCGGCGATAACCGTCACCCACAGGTAATCGAAGACGTGCCAGTAATCCAAGAGGATCAACGCAGGAAATGTAAAAATCGCCCCCGCCGCCAACGATTCACCGGCCGATGCGGCGGTTTGCACGATATTGGTCTCCAGCACATGCCGGCGCCCCAGCGCCCTCAGAACCGCCATCGCCAACACCGCTGCCGGAATCGACGCCGAAATCGTCATACCGGCGAATAGACCCAGATAGGTGTTCGCCGCAGCCAGCACCATGGACAGAAGCAATCCCAACACGATTGCTTGTAAACTCAGTTGTACGGAGGCGGAATGATTCATTGTTCTAAACTTCGAGATTGAAAATTGCCAGGTGACAGGCCGACCGTCGCCCACTATACAAACGATGCAAAGAGCAACGCCAACACCGCCGTGACGCCAGGTGATTTGATACCATCTTCGGTTAATGTCTGGCGTCGTTCCGTAGCCTTGGCACAAGACCTGCGAGACGGTTCACGCCGATGGAAACGGTCCACAACAGGCATCGGCCAACCGACCAAGTGAAACAAGCTGTGACTTCGAGCGAACAACCCGGCGACAGCCCCCGAGAACGATACCAAAGCATGCTCACTCGCGAGGGCTTTTCACCCGACCCGGCACAAGCGAAAGTGGTCGATGCGCTCGATCAAATCTATCGGGAGCTGTTGGCACCGAAAGCAGAGCCCCCCTCCGCGCCCCCTGTACGGCAAGCGAGCCGCTTTCTCCGCCGGCGCATCCGAGCGGCAACGGGAAGCGCAACCCATCGAAGAATTCGCCCGGTGCACGGTCTGTACCTCTGGGGCGGTGTCGGTCGGGGCAAAACCTTTCTGGTCGATCAGTTCTTCGAGTGCTTACGCTTTCCCGAACGAAGACGCGTGCATTTCCATCATTTTATGAATGAAGTGCACGCCCGCCTCAAAGATCTACAACAGCAACAGGATCCGCTCCGAACAGTGGCCCGGGACATTGCAAAAACCACCCGCGTGCTGTGTTTCGACGAATTTTTCGTCTCCGATATCACCGATGCCATGTTGCTGGGGACGCTGTTCGAACATTTGTTTCAAATGGGTGTCACGTTGATCGCCACCTCAAACGTGCCACCCGACGATTTGTACAAAAACGGTTTACAACGGGAGCGGTTTATTCCGGCCATCGAGCTGATCAAGCAGAACACGCGGGTGATGCACATAGACGACGGTACCGACTATCGGCTCCGTCAGCTGGACGCGGCAGAGATCTATCATTCGCCCTTGGACGATGAAGCCGAAGCCAATCTGTTGAAGTACTTCGAACAAATCACTCCGGACGAAGGCCAGCTCGATACAATGTTAACGGTCGAAGACCGCCCGATTACCGTAAGGGGATTGGGCGATGGTGTGGCCTGGTTCGATTTTCCCGCGATCTGCGAGGGCCCACGCAGTCAGCGAGACTACTTGGAAATCGCGCGCTGCCACCATACCGTGTTGATCGGCCAAGTGCCCGTGATGGGTCGGGAAGACGAGAACGCCGCCCGCCGATTTATCCATCTGGTGGATGTATTCTACGACCGCAGCGTGAAATTGATCATCTCCGCCGCCAAACCCCCTGAGGCGATCTACGAGGGGGAAAAACTCCGTTTCGAATTCCAGCGAACGCTCAGCCGCCTGCAAGAAATGCAGTCCCACGCCTATCTGGCGCAGCAACACCGGCCATAGATGAACCGGATGCGGCGACAGTCAACACGCCGCCAGCCGCCGCAACTCCCGCACCACCACGGATAGGCCCGCGAGATCCAGTGTGCCCAAATTTTGGATTTCGAGCAGTACGCTTCTAAAGCGCGAGACGGCATCCGGGCGCTCTTGCAGCCAGGAAACAACGCGTTGTTCGCCTTCTGTCTCGTCGCTACTTTGGATCACCTTGAGCGCCAGATTCATATACTCATTGAAAAAGTCGTAACGTAATCCGCTCAAGGCGCGGGTCAGCCACGGATCGGTGACGCCAAACTGGTTGACTTGATTAACAAGCCAAGTCAGCTCTAACTGATCACCCAAACGAAAATAGACTTGGCCTGATTGCGCCACATCCAAGTCCGTTTGGGCTGCGGTTTCCACCACGTCCAATGCCAGACGCTTGATTTCCACGGCGGCGATTTCACGCGCCAAATCCTCGGGAACGCCGGTTTGTTCCAACGCCTCCGCGCGCGCGGCCATGACATCTGCTTCCGCCCCACCGGGCAACTCGTGGGCGATTCGTACGTACTCACAAACACCGGGGGCATAAGTGTCGACGGTCTGCGAGATATCGACAATGCGGGCGGGCCGCCCCAAAAACCAACGGGTGACATCTTCCAACAGCGAAGCGGTGGTGCCCATCATGTCCAACTGGACCTCTGCCGGCACCTGGCTATCCAGCGATTCGATCCGATCCCAGAGTTGGCTCATCTGAAATACCTCGCGACCGCAGAGGTAGGCGCGCGCGACATTCGCCAAATCGGTCGCCATGTCGTCCAGCATCCGTTGCGCGAATGAAACGCCCATTCGATTCACCAAGCTGTTGGTGACCGAGGTGGCGATAATCTCCCGCCGCAAGCGATGATCATGCATGGATTGCCGAAAACGGGTCCGTAGCGGATTGGGGAAATAGGTCACCAGCTCATCGGCGAGGTAGGCATCTTCCGGCAGATCAGACTCGATCAGCGCGTCGTACATGGCAATTTTGATATAGCAGAGCAACACCGCCAACTCCGGACGAACCAGCCCCAACCCTTGAGCCCGCCGGCTCGCTAACGCCTGTTTGCCCGGCAAGAATTCCAGTCGGGCATCCAATCCGGCGGTGTCCCGCAGGCGACGCACCACGTACATATGCTCATCGAGTTGCGCCCCGGCGGAGCAAGCCATCAAGCTCAGCGCCTGACTTTGCAAGTAATTGTCGCGCAGGACCAAGGCTGCAACTTCCCCCGTCATCTGCGCCAACAAGTCGTTGCGTTCCGCCTCGCCCATAGCACCCGAAACAACAGCGGGATTAAGCAGAATCTTGATGTTCACCTCGTGGTCGGAACAATCCACCCCGGCCGAGTTGTCAATGTAATCAGTGTTGATTTTGCCACCGTTCAGGGCGTATTCGACCCGCCCCAACTGCGTCAGCCCCAGGTTTCCGCCTTCGCCGACCACGCGCGCCCGCAAATCCGATCCGTTCACGCGGACAGCATCGTTGGCACGGTCGCCGACATCGACATGACTCTCTTCAGTCGCCTTGACGTAAGTGCCGATGCCGCCATTCCAAAACAGATCGACGGGCGCTTGAACAATGACCTTGATCAACTCAGTGGGCGTCAGGCTCTCGGTCGCCACCCCCAAGGCACGGCGCATTTCTTCCGATAGCTTGATCCGCTTGGCTTGGCGATCGAACACACCGCCACCGGGAGATATAAGCGCCGGATCGTAGTCCTCCCATGTGGAATGGGGGAGATCGAACAGCCGCTTCCGCTCCCGAAAGCTGTCCTCCGCGTTGGGGTTGGGATCGACGAAGATATGACGATGATTGAACGCGGCAATCAACCGAATATGACGGGAAAGCAACATGCCGTTGCCGAAGACATCGCCACCCATATCACCCACACCGACGACGGTAAAGTCTTCCGTTTGGATGTCGTGGCCCAGCTCACGGAAATGGCGTTTAACGCACTCCCACGCGCCGCGGGCGGTGATACCCATTTTCTTGTGGTCGTAACCCGCCGAACCGCCCGAGGCGAACGCATCTCCCAACCAAAAACCATATCCCCGGGAAATTTCGTTGGCGATATCGGAAAAAGTCGCGGTGCCCTTGTCGGCCGCCACGACCAGATACGGATCGTCATCGTCGTAGCGCACCACCCCTTCTGGGGTTTGAATCTCACCACCCACGAAGTTGTCGGTGACATCCAAAAGCCCTTGGATAAAGGCGCGATAACAGTTCACACCCTCCTGCTGTAGTGCTTCGCGGCCGCCACCGGCAGGGGGTTGCTTCACCACGAAACCACCTTTCGCACCCATGGGAACAATGACCGAATTCTTGACCATCTGGGCCTTGAGCAACCCGAGTACCTCGGTGCGGAAATCTTCCCGCCGATCTG includes these proteins:
- a CDS encoding NUDIX hydrolase, translated to MKFCSHCGNRVAQKIPEGDNLPRFVCDHCGAVHYQNPKMVVGCLPIWEDRVLLCRRAIHPRHGYWTLPAGFLENGETTLEGAIRETHEEANAEVDVDELYTMFNLPHINQVYLFFRARLRNLEFSPGLESLETVLFSESNIPWNDLAFPTVGFTLKHYFADRRRGEFVTRVEDVAPARR
- the fdxA gene encoding ferredoxin FdxA gives rise to the protein MTYVVTENCIKCKYTDCVEVCPVDCFHEGPNMLVIDPEECIDCTLCEPECPAEAILSEDDLSAEQEKFLELNAELSQHWPVITERKDPPSDAEEWDGKPNKLEQLER
- the xerD gene encoding site-specific tyrosine recombinase XerD — protein: MSEELDSGPQPKAGAAVEPNDRAQIDRFIDRLWVEQGLAVNTQSAYRSDLMHLAAWLNEKGVDLDRAEREHLLAYMAVRGREVSPRSLARQFSSIRRFFQMRSHDQELREDPSARIDMPRLGRPLPRSLSETQVEALLAAPDVHRPEGLRDRTLLEVLYATGLRVSELVTLRLDQTDLVRGLVRVRGKGGKDRLVPLGEEAVAWMERYLKTGRPALVAQRRSDYVFPTRRGEHMTRQNCWHLIKRYARKAGISLDLSPHTLRHAFATHLVNHGADLRVVQMLLGHSDVSTTQIYTHVARERLKQLHRMHHPRG
- a CDS encoding GGDEF domain-containing protein — translated: MANPKQKDRFRLAPPFVWVSWAEQRRQYWVRFFFATILLLYFLTSASFPPVLFGRQGLLGLIAVYFMGTAAFMLHARWQPESMRRAQAAMWFDYIVFALVIAHDPSPVIPTMLVLLTVLLSNGLRYGESLMESGLAGAILAIPLILALRGWGGGIVPEMGTFLMFFLYAVLALYAAMLMWQVQRLRRRFRHVSFRDEATGMLERRAVFEAAEVMFNLHARSGRPAVLLLVDIPGLPQISDSAGRAMANRLLREFARLLRMNLRNYDVAGRYRWNQFVLLLPDTDARHASQVASRIRESATRRLADFLGRPVTVNMVMAQAPLDATDFGALLEKSLRAIDALSRLDVPVKGVPLISEVEDLVRVRSNPNPAYE
- a CDS encoding lysophospholipid acyltransferase family protein, with the protein product MSSQRQTTSSPGPSTPRNNGSIWYAAWCWLVFSVSCALAAPVIVLTPTRTARTRIARLTSRFMGRMSGLTPQVRGLEHLPDGPSIIVANHNSYLDGVVLMAVLPPRFAFVIKREMATVPLVSVLLNRLGALFVDRASATNASRDTREILRIAGRGDSIVFFAEGSIHLEPGLQPFKLGAFLTAAHLDLPVVPVTIHGTRSVLDPKGWHPRWGTLTVEIDAPIQPEGKGRRSAAALRKAAHDVIAHRLESPLKR
- a CDS encoding oligopeptide transporter, OPT family encodes the protein MNHSASVQLSLQAIVLGLLLSMVLAAANTYLGLFAGMTISASIPAAVLAMAVLRALGRRHVLETNIVQTAASAGESLAAGAIFTFPALILLDYWHVFDYLWVTVIAAIGGLLGVLFTIPLRRALVVEHPLPFPEGTATAEVIKLGDGAARGAKELMWAAVAGAVVKVASTGLNLWPSAAGVSGFLGRSPVFLGLSLSPALLGVGYIVGLEVAVLVLAGGMTAWLVAIPIYAQFGLEPVALELLRAETGSAAALAAQLWSTKIRYLGVGAMLVGGLWALVSLLPSLYRSMRNHSGGDATALPHERDTPMPVALSLALILLLPLFLLYQSIVPWIGVAIAMTVIMVVAGFLFSAVAAYMAGLVGSSHNPVSGVTIATLLLASLLLWWMLGGDPAVGPAAAILIGAVVCCAAAVGGDNMQDLKAGFLVGATPWKQQVAQAVGVLSAALVMAPVLNLLLQAYGFGPATADQPNALSAPQATLMASVAAGVFGQNLPWGLVVWGGAIGMVVIVMDLVLQRRGVGFRLPVLPVAVGIYLPLELSTTIALGGLMAYLAGARRDRPPHRTGILIAAGLVTGEALVGILLAVPIVVTGRSDWLAAPFQLPAAELIGVLILLGMGGWLVRAATPESDAD
- the zapE gene encoding cell division protein ZapE, which translates into the protein METVHNRHRPTDQVKQAVTSSEQPGDSPRERYQSMLTREGFSPDPAQAKVVDALDQIYRELLAPKAEPPSAPPVRQASRFLRRRIRAATGSATHRRIRPVHGLYLWGGVGRGKTFLVDQFFECLRFPERRRVHFHHFMNEVHARLKDLQQQQDPLRTVARDIAKTTRVLCFDEFFVSDITDAMLLGTLFEHLFQMGVTLIATSNVPPDDLYKNGLQRERFIPAIELIKQNTRVMHIDDGTDYRLRQLDAAEIYHSPLDDEAEANLLKYFEQITPDEGQLDTMLTVEDRPITVRGLGDGVAWFDFPAICEGPRSQRDYLEIARCHHTVLIGQVPVMGREDENAARRFIHLVDVFYDRSVKLIISAAKPPEAIYEGEKLRFEFQRTLSRLQEMQSHAYLAQQHRP